Below is a genomic region from Sparus aurata unplaced genomic scaffold, fSpaAur1.1, whole genome shotgun sequence.
ttagcagacggtggactgaaaagtaaaagtaaatggagaaaggacttatgaacagcaaatttactttcaaaacactgccagatggttcggtccataggacaaaagttatctgcaggTACTGTCGACATATGAGTTACCACTTAAGTActtcgagtctcaaatatcatttgcaggcaaaacacatggcagatgcagaaaGCATCtgccatatatatatactgtatatatatatatatatatatatatatatatatatatatatatatatacatatatatatatatatttattcacaaGCAtctaatgacagaaaaaacatcaaggacgTTCACATCACCCGGATTGGCGTCACCGGAGCcgcaccctggagccaggcctggggttggggctcgcaggcgagagcctggtggccgggtctttgcccacgggacccaGCCGGgtgcagcccgaacgagcaacgtgggcccgccctcccgtgggctcaccacttgCGGAAGGGTTCAgaaaggggccggtgcagtgggatatgggtggcagtcgtgggcgggggccccggcgacccaatccccCGGATAGTGACTCtagacatggaatgtcacctcgcagggggggaaagagcctgagctggtgcgggaggttgagcggtaccggctagaaatagtcgggctcacctccacgcacagtctgggctctggaacccaactccttgagagaggctggactctcttctactctggagttgcccgcggtgagaggcagcgagctggtgtaggcttgcttatagcccctcaGCTCAGcagccatgtgttggagttttctccagtgaacgagagggtcacttccctgcgccttcgggtcagggatgggactctcaccgttgtcttggcttatgggccgaacagcggtgcagagtacccggccttcttggataccctgggaggggtactggagagtgctccaaccggggactccgctgttctactgggggacttcaacgcccaggtgggcagcgacagtggcaccaggacaccctaggccggaggtcaatgattgactttgtggtcgtgtcatctgacctctggccatatgtcttggacactcgggtgaagagaggggctgagctgtcaactgatcaccacctggtggtgagttggatccgctggcgggggaggaagctggacagacctggcagacccaaatgtattgtgagggtctgctgggaacgtctggcggaaccctctgccagggatatctttaactcccacctccgggagagctttgaccagatcctgagggaggctggggacattgagtccgaatggaccacgttctccacttccattgttgacgcggctgtccggagctgtggccgtaaggtctccggtgcctgtcgtgacggcaatccccgaacctgGTGGTGGatcccggaagtaagggttgctgtcaagctgaagaaggagtcctaccgagcctggctggcctgtggggactcctgaggcagctgacgggtaccggcaagccaagcgtgcggcagcacgggcagttgcggaagcaaaaacttgggtctgggaagagtttggggaggccatggaggaggactaccggttgGCCTTGAAggaattctggcaaaccatccggcgcctcaggagggggaagcagacctccaccaacactgtttacggtggaggtggggagctgttgacctcaactggggacatcattgggcggtggaaggaatacttcgaggatctcctcaatcccactgacacgccttccatagaggaagcagaggttGGGGAGGTTCACCCATCCATTGTGGGGCTTGTGGGGCtatcttggctgacacgtctctgcagcattgcgtggcagtcggggacagtgcctatGGACTGGCAGActggggtggtggtccccctatttaaaaatggggaccggagggtgtgttccaactatcgggggatcacactcctcagcctccctgcgaaagtctattccagggtactggagaggagaattcggccgatagtcaaacctcggattcaggaggaacaatgcgttTTTTTCGTCCTGGCcatggaacactggaccagctctataccctccgcagggtgctcgagggttcatgggagtttgcccaaccagtccacatgtgttttgtggacctGGAGAAAGCATtagaccgtgtccctcgtggcattctgtgggaggtgctccgggagtacggggtcggaggccctctgttaagggctgtacggtccttgtacgaccggagcaggagcttggttcgcatcgccggcagtaagtcagacctgttcccagtgcatgttggactccggcagggctgccctttgtcaccggttctgttcattatttttatagacagaatttctaggcgcagccacgggccggaggggatctgattcaggagccactggatttcatctctgcttttcgcggatgatgtggtcttgttggctccttcgagccaggacctccagcatgtcctggggcggtttgcagccgagtgtgaagcggctgggatgagaatcagcacctccaaatctgaggccatggttctcgaccggaaaaaggtggcttgctccctccaggttgggggagagttcctgcctgaagtggaggagtttaagtatcttggggtcttgttcacaagtgagggaaggatggagcgtgagattgacaggcggatcggtgcagcggccgcagtagtGCGGTCGTTGTAttggtctgtcgtggtgaagagagagctgagccgaaaggcgaagctctcgatttaccagtcaatctacgttccttcCGGGTTGGGGTGGTCCCTGTGGCGGCTCTCTCTGCGGCCTTGGACCGGGATCACTCTCAGTGTGGCTGGCCCCCACAAAGATAGCTTCCTCtcctcaggtctcgctgcccagccatgtctcttcAGTGACAactagtgtatgtgtgggtatGAGTCTGTgagttgtgtctgtgtgcgtatgtgcgattgtctgtttgagtgtgtatgtctctgtgcatatctgtgggggtgggagggttgggttcttttaattttcttctcttgattttatttacagtttctcttttctgttgttgtttttaatctctgtaaggcactttgagtTACTCCTCTGTATGAAaagtgccatacaaataaagattgattgattgattgattgattgattgattgattgatctgGCAGTGTTtagaaagtgaatttgccgttcataagtcctttctccatttactttcactttcacttttcagtccaccgtgtttttcccgaacaccaaccctgcttcttcttcttctgattccctttcttattctccTGCCGCCCTCTAGATCAAGACTACAGCTGCCACTGATGGCCgaaaatcaaacaatgcgcgtttcttttttttttaataccgagcatTAATCGCGCATTAAAGAAATTTACGGctttaagaggatgttgcgttaacgcggtATTGACacattaactttgacagccctaatttttACTAAAATTGACCATTCAAGTAGctgtgtttatatttggacTAAGCAGattttgtcatattttcagaagacctataatacATTCTTTATTGAACCAAACATCATGAATCTGGTTATTAATGACCACATTGTTGAGTTAATGCAGCAGTTTAAATATCTTGACATTGTGATTGTTGACGAGCTAATTATACTTTTATCAGGAGCTTCATAGTTTTAATGTTGACAGTACTTTTATAAAAGGTTTATCCTTGGTTTATTGAATCAGTCCTCACATTCTCTTTTGCCTGTTAGTACAGGTCACACACCGTCAACAACAGGAACAGACTGCAGGAAAACTGTGTTACCTTGAATGAGCTCACTCATTCGTACAAGCCAAGAATTCATTCATTACATCTGCCAAGACACGGACCATCTGGCACATATTTCATCATATCTTATGCAcctgttttttgatttttccaTTTATTGTCCATTACACATGTCCCTTATGATGTTCAAACTAAATATTTCTCCTTTGCAAACACAATGATAATAACATAAGTGCAGCGGCAGCGGtcaaaaactatttaccttctGGGTGGACAAAGGTCGGTTCATTCTTCTAACATTCAGTGCTAATTACAATAGTGACTCCCGAtaacattatttacattatagCAACAATATTATGGCTGACAGTATGTTTCcgtcaaaatgtatttgatatcGCTGATAATGTCAAAAGTGTATTAGTGTGATGTTGTACCTTGTAACCGTCCTTCACGTGTCCCTTCATGGCCAGTTTGATGTCATCAGGACGAACTCCAGAGCCAGAACCTTCCTCCAGACCCATGATGTCATTGAAGATGAGAGGATAAAAAGTCTGTTCTCTTTTTCTGATTTTATGAGTTGTATACtgtaacagacacacaaacaattgATTAAACACTTGTTTTACTGACAGTAATGCTGTTGACAGATGTTTGGTACTGTAGTGTCTTCCATGACCTGCCTGAATACATCGATATAGATCctggttgtttttaatgttcatCTCAGATTGTGGTTCAGTTTGGGATCAATTCAATAAGTGTATCACAGATCATCACTCTGATCAACAGTAAAATCAGTCATACCGTgtcaaaaaaatgttgaaatacagTTGGAGCCATATTGcttataaatgtgatgtgatacAGATGAATACAAATGAACAAACTTACTTTTGCTGATGATaattaaaagaaatcaaaagtTTTCTTACTTTTCTAGTGTAACTATACTCAGAGCCCTTTGCACTGGCCTCAGCAGAATGAGTCATTCTGCCTCGTATGACGTTGCTGACAGAGTTGATGAAGTTGGACTTTCCAGCACCGACAGGTCCGTACAGAAGAATTCTGAGATGTCTGATGTCGTCCCTTTCAGGCTCATACTCCCTCACATACTGAAGATCCCCCACGTTGTCTCTGTCAGAAGAGATTACATTTGATTTGAGATTacaatatattttattgatttcaaCATCAATTATCCAAccgtcagacaaaacaaacattagaCCCATTGGTCTGGTTTTATTCTGTCATAAACCACGGACACATAACTCACTTGTTAAAAtataacagtataaaatataatacatgCAAAACACAAGTCCAATAATACTAATTATACATAATTATTTGAGTCACAACTGTCATGATCCCATCATGGCAGCCCTGCCTTCTCCCTGGTGTATGTGTTGTTTACCCTgcctgttctgtgtgtgtacatgtgggCGTGGcctctctccaacaggcagcaTCCAGGTGAATCTACTCTGCAATCAATCACCAATAAAGCATCTGGATTCCCTCCTGCTTGTCTGCAGATCGTTGCTTCAGTATACATGGTTGTTCACCTCCTggctctcctctgtgttttcacTCTGTGTTCCAGTTTTAGCTTGTTTGGCTAATCCCCTTTGTGTTTCTTCCACTTCGCCTCAGATTGCCGTGCTAACCTAGCAGCCTATGTTTGCTTTTCCTCTGCCTGCTTACTGACTTGCCGACCTACTGCCTGCTCTCCTGTTTTCTCGCTGAGGGAATACGCTTGAGAAAACGGACCTCATTACACCGTGCCGCAACACTGCCATGACTCGGCAGCAGACGCCACACCACGCCACCATCACCCTCGTCTTCACCGGTGACCTCAGGAGCCACGCCGGGACCCCGGGACCTCTCACCACCCCTCCTCACCTACACTTGTTTGCCACGTTGGAACATTAAAAGACTATTATTTCACTATTACCTGTGGTTCTGAGTCGTGCTTTTGGGTTCAGATCTTAtacaaactgtaacaacacctccacaaaatgaaacattacCCACCATCCAAGTTTGATCCATTCAGTCATCAGGAAAGCCTGGAGAAGCTGcaagattaaattattttatctctATTCAAGTAATCAGAGGGCTGAACAGGAAGTTAGCTGCTCAGTCAGCAGAAGTCTCCAGTGTTGCCACTCTTGGGGCCCCACAGTgcggaagtaaaaaaaaatttcctcAAGGCCTCTGAGCAGCTTtttgtgttggtgagattcacagtcatcAGCTTTGcatgttgttcttcttctgaaGTATCAGGAAtgtaagtggcattttgccaacagcccaGTCACTTCACCAGTTCCAGAAAGacttcaacagtggattctgcTACAACTATAGGAAAGTGTCAATTTAGTGTGTTGGCTTGAACAAAGTTGTTAATAATGAATCTGAAGTGCAGTGTACACTCTGCAAGAGgaccctttttttcctcctttataCTATTTATAATCCCACAAGGGGAAATTCTTTTTCCATTCACattgcacacacatgcagtgtagaggagatgaggcATGCACCCAATGAGCGGTGTTAGGGTGTTAGCGATGTTAGCACTTAAGGGCACCTCAGCAAAgcccaggatgtgaactagcattcattcttcattgtttgagttgctctgtgaatggcaataaatgtggttatttttgaaagtaattctgggaccgcatttttccttacttttttgtgcgtcgtgtaggtcttaaatttagttcaaagttgtcttaaaaaggtcttaaatttgactgCAAAAGTTCTGATGTTTCTGCAGTCGTCAGCCACATCACAGTGTGTGAAAGCAGATAtcccatgaaggaagaaaggCAGCAGGACCACATTCCAATGTGCAGTTTGTTATCTCAGTGTGCAATAGTGTAAATATTTCTGgaattctgtttatttttattgtttctacTGCTTTTTGTTTacttatatttaatatatctGTTACTTACGGTATTTATTACTACTGTTTTAACTGATGCTCTCGAtcccctttgctgctgtaacaaaacaaaaaaaaatctcatcttTATTTATACTACAAACATTGTAGTGACACAAAGCTGGTTGAAGTTCAGTTTGAGTTGTATCAATTCAGAGGTGAAGAACGTCTCCTCCTGTTTCACCTGTCTGCTGTTTTTAATGAGGACTAGAGGAGCTCCTGTGATTGGTCATTACTGAAGCTCACCTACACCTGTTCAGTTAATGAAGCATTCAGACTGTTTTCAGCGTCACACTGAGCTGGAGCCAGTTTACTCTGCTGAGGACACTCGTGTACGTTTGTGTTGTTAAAGTGTCACCACACATGTTTCAGTAAACTCACCCCCAGTTTATTTTCCTCCATGGTTCACTGAATGCTGAAGAGAAAATTGTGTCAGACATAAGTaaatatttgaaaagaaaacttaatgtttcattttgtatGAAAAAAGATATAATTAAAGTCTTAAATCAACTTCATGTCTTACTTGGAGAAGGCGGCCGTGGCTGTGGAGGTGGTGTCCGTTCTGTAGAGAAAAACAGGAATGTTGAAAACACAGGGGGACAGTGGGACaccactatttatttattagataCAAACCATGGGATGCAGCCATGGAAGAGTTATTTACTGGCTATTATTTTCTATAATAATTCCATGGATGCAGCGGGCACTGCTAAGCTAGCGGCATTGTACCTCCTAGCCAACACAGATGTTCTTTTGACTATATCACTGAGGCAGGTAGACCCCTGATGAGGCTCCAGCTTAGCCCTGACCATCGGCCCCGAAGCAGGGCGGTGGGCGGTAGCTGGCTGAGTGGCCCCGTCGGAGGGCCACTCCCCTCGGTGACACTGCAACAGAACATCGGTGTTGGACGTCAATCTGATCGTTAATTTGCAGATTCTTCACAATAACAAATCATCCACATGGATAGTGGCGAtcataacaaaaacaaacaaatcagctaatttcAACAGATGGAGGAACAAAATACAATCCGCATGATGCTGAATCCAATGCTGGTAACATTGACTTTGTCCAACTTGAAGTCAACCATGCTGATTTCAAAAACATTAGGTAGTAATTGTATTACGTCTATGCAATGTTACACGGGCGCCGCCATagttgttgtgaaatgtttctcTGCTTGCATCAGGCCCGAGCCATATTCCTATATACTGTGACTGGTAGGTTCGTTCAGCTCCAGCTCATGCAACAAAGGGACCTTCCACACACAACGTGGCAAAGTGCCATTCACAtaaaagtatataaaataaaactcaATGTTTAATTTTGTGTGATTAAAGATCTAAGTCTGAAATCAACTTCATATCTTACTTGGAGATGGCGGCTGTGGCTGCGGAGGTGGTGTCCATTCTGTAAAGAATAAGAGAAATTtagctgtagctcagtgggtagagcaagctggctagtgattggaaggttgctggtacAAATCCTGactccgggctgagctgagctgtatgtcgaagtgtccttgagcaagatactgaaccccaaattgctcctatCAATGAAGggccctgcaatgagctggtgacttgtccagggagtatcctgccctcgcccagatacagctgggattggctccagcaacaatgaacatgaacaaaaacttTCCCCTATTGAATAACAAAAAGTTTGCCTGGGTGTGTGCGGTCTAAAGACAATACCGCTCTCCCCTTCTCACGTTGAATTTCACCTGTGTCTGCAATTACTCAGACATTTAGAGGATTAGGTCACTCCCTTCTGGCTACCACAGTGGCTAATCATAAGGACAGCAGGGAGAAATTCAACCATACATATCCATTAATATCATGTAAATTATCTTACAGCTGTCAAGGTAATTAATCAAACAATAATATCAAAAAAGTATGATAGAATTAATGAGAATAAAGTAAAATGGCTCTAACAatgtgtgaaaaagaaaaatgattatCAAAGTGGCAATTTGTATCATTAAAGTAAAACCAAACTCATCACTACATCAAACAATGAGAGACTAAAGTCAGTATATGAAAAAGTTCTGAAGTGTATTTCCTCAGTCAGAGCTGGTTATTGAAGAACCAGATTTAAAGATCCAATAAGTCTCTGAAGCCGTTTGAACAGCTGATCAGCTCCTCTGACAGACTGATACACATGCTGCCCTCCACTTTCAACAGCCTCTTGTTGCCATCATGACATTTATAGAAATGACATGTCAGAAGATCATAGAAAATGTTCCATGATGAATAATGATTTACTGctcagtgtgagtgtgtcttaAGTAAATCTATGTGCTTCCTTTACTGACAAAATGAGAAGcagatttatgatttattttaatgatttgtttaaaagagACAGATTTCAGTGAATTTATCAAATTGAATCACAATTGTATAACGCAATGTATGACTAATGTAATGTATAACATTTCAAACATCAGCATCATTGTAAGTCTGCATTTACACATACTATTCTAAACTATGTTAAGATTTTGCATCTTTGGATTGTGTGCTGCAGTTAATTGAGCATCTTACCAGGAGTAGACTGTTTAGGACCCATGGATCCAACTGTAGACAGAGAAACATATGAATAACATGATGTACAACATGAACAACACCTGTGACAGATGTTTAAATATCTTGTACAAACAGAATGATTAGTTCACTCAGTCATAGTGGAGGACTGTTATGTTTTGGGGTAGAATTGAgctggacccaaatgcagactcACAGGAGGAAGGatcagaggaaataaaaggcgagctttattttaaaacaaggcTAAATGCAAACAAAACCCAAGgagcacaaataaaaatgagtcCAAGGACtaaaaaacaaagtagcaacaaaacagttgaaaaaagtgcaaacaaaaaggcaaagtacaaatgaaGAGCAAAATTTGAATCAAACATAGAAAATgccagaaatcaaaatccaagcaggtgaggagagagaggagtgaagaggacaggtgagatacATGGTGaaggcacagaggagaaaacatggagggaacaatactgacagagggagacaaacatgcacaagagggaagaacacaggagacactgaaaggacacaagagggcatggaatATCAAGACACAACGAGGCACAGAACCCTGACAAGGACTCTGAGGGACGATGGTGAAAGGTGTAACAGGGCCCCTACAGAGATCTACCTCCATGTTATCACTGTCTATGTAGAGGGAACTTAACAGAGTGATCAGCAGGAATTTAAATTGGTTTATATCGGTTTTAAAATAATGAAGAGAGCCTCAAGACAATATTGAAAACCTTCCTGTCAAACATCACTGTTAAACTAACATTCATTACAAAGTTTGAATTTTTAATGTATTGATACCCTCTGCTGAAACAACATGTAACATTTCAGTCTATAAAtgacaaacatttgtgtttgatATAAAAAGCAGAACCATCCTTACCAGTGTGTCTGGATCGTGTAGCAGTTGTAGATCTGCAGTTAACAGAAAGGAAAGACTCTTAAGACTTTATTTACGGTTAGGTTAGAGTTCAAAGGATCCGCCCTCTCATGAACCACATGATTTATAAGAAATCCATCAACTGTCACTGTggttttgcatatgtgtgcACAGTACACAGCGACAGTTTCAAAGAAGTCAAAGAGGGAGGATCCTTTATATAAAGAGTCTCTTCCTTTTGCTGCAGATCTACAACAGCTGAATGATGGCTGAGCACCTTGGAGCTGCTGGTAAGAATCTTTCTCCTCATATTATTAAGTAACAAAGGTTGATGATTCATAAACATTAGCATATTAGAATAATGTACATTATTTCATCACAAGGTTTTAGTCCATTGTCAGAATGAGATTGTCTAAATCCAGTACAACCCGTCCTGCAACTACAGATTCACACTGGCATCCTTTGTGTCTATATTATAGAGAATACTACATGACATTatactaaatattaatgttaaaattACTTtctaaaagtaaagatattctGCTGTGAAACATCTACACTGCTTAGTAATTTGCCTCGTAACACAGTCCTAAAAATGTGCACTTTAAGCCATACATGaagaaaaagtaataaaaatagaactgaaattaatgtttaaatgtgatCAGGCACTAATTGAAGCTTATATGGCagagtttcaggagcaggaccacacctcaacagcgccaacttccgatattcatataaataaccacctgaccctctcctcgcCTTCGCTCTCATATTCAGTGGCTCTCGTACccagaaatgagatcacgtgacACCGCCTCGCCAGAGCACTTTCAAActttgtacgagcaacatcagcctatactcacctcatcatggactttgTACCACTATCCCCGTCGGACGATgatctttcagacgagatcagGACCGCCATTCATCAGAAGCCGACAACTTTTCTgtcacctccgtacccgagaCCCCGATTCCAGCAGCCCAACAGCCGTCTAGGATGCGAGCGAGTtcgaagagcaccaacttcgtctcatccatggttcgcatcccgcctggttcatctctcctcaacaactAATTTTATCATAGTTCGCCCGACGACTCCTctgtgtctcccagcccacctcctcctgcagcaaagagaggacgaggaaattCAGAACAGAAAGTCGCCGTCGCCACAGTTCGCCACAATTCGCCACAattcgccgactccttcacctctgAGAAGTGAAGCCTCCCGCCATTGTTCCaccaacaccggccgaacaactcgccggttGCAGGGTCACCATGCTCCTGTGAGTTCCCCCGACTGGCTTTCATCTTCTAAAATCACTGACTGGACAGTAGCCACTCCCCAGAaactttaaaagacaaatgaaCTTTGTTTCAGTGAtactataaagccaaactttctccacattCATGTTAGCTTGCTTTAGCTTTAGCCTTCTCTCGCTTGTCGTCGGCAGCTCCACAAGCACCCATACCTCGAAAAAAGGTGTCATCCACCGCTTCTGTCATCTTTCCTGTAACCAACGGCATAGATAAGaaggcaggcccgtcatgcaccaaggaggttgATCAATTTGCAACAACTTCAACAGCACCGGATGCACCATGTCCCAGTGCAGCTTCCTCCACCTTTACTCCTTCTGCAGCGGGGGCCACGCCCGCCCCTGCATGCCTGCACAACCTACCTCACCgaagctagtttctcataaaggacttgaagaaggtttTCACCCTGGACTTCCACACAATCATCCATCtctttcaaaatcaaaaatcttcagtcgaccataaccaAGCCGGAGTCAGTTGAC
It encodes:
- the LOC115578136 gene encoding interferon-induced protein 44-like, with protein sequence MGPKQSTPEWTPPPQPQPPSPKRTPPPQPRPPSPTFSEPWRKINWGDNVGDLQYVREYEPERDDIRHLRILLYGPVGAGKSNFINSVSNVIRGRMTHSAEASAKGSEYSYTRKYTTHKIRKREQTFYPLIFNDIMGLEEGSGSGVRPDDIKLAMKGHVKDGYKFNAVSPLSSGDPGYNPEPSADEKVHVLVCTFSANSAEITESVLQKMATIREEASELGIPQIAIMTKIDEACGETEKELKNVYKSKHLKKKMKDFSAAVGIPMNYIFPVKNYSEEIDINDDVDTLILSALRCMIDFGDDFINET